DNA from Streptomyces luteogriseus:
AGGGCATCCACTGGGTGCTCCAGCAGCCCGAGGCCCTGGAGCGCAACCTCTGCTTCATGACCATCGGCTCCCGGCTGCGCAAGCCCAACGGCACCCTCGACGCCCGCACCCCGGCCATCTGGATCAGCAACGGCACCGGCCGGGACGGCCGCGAGCGCCGTAACGCCCCCAAGGTCGGCTGGTGCTGGTGGAACAACCGGCACACCTGGCTCGGCTTCGCCTCCACGGCGGGCCGCAGAGGCTGACGCCGGTTCACTGCACGAACCGGATGTGCGGCACGGGTCGGCCCGCGGTCAGTGCGGAGAGGCCGGTGCGGGCCTCGTCCCGCATGTCAGCGGGGACGCGGCTCTCCAGCGCGAGCACGGCCCGGTACTCGGCGGCGGCCTCGGCCCGTTCGCCGAGCCGGGCCAGCCCATGCGCCAGATGCAGGCGGACCTTGCCCGCCTGCTTGTGCCACCCGCGGTCGTCGAACTGCCCGCGGATGGACCGCAGCGCGTCGACGGCCTCCCCCCACCGCCCCTCGTCGAGATGGACGAACGACACCGCGTAGAGGGCGGTCAGGGCCGTGAACTCCCGTACGTTGGCCGGGATCCGGTCCTGGTGGCGGGGATCCGCGAGGGTGTCCATGATGCCCCGGCAGGTCTCCACGGCCTGCTGCGCGCGCCCCGCCCCGCGAAGCACCCGGATCATCCCGCAGGACACCTGGAGATACCCGTTGACGTCGTCCGCCTCGGTGAACAGCTCCGCCGCGCGGTGATAGTGGTCGGCCGCGGTCGCCATGTCGTCGACGGCGTCCCGCAGCCAGCCGAGATACGCGTGGGCCCACGCCTGCTGGCGGACGTCGCCGGCCGTCCCGGCGAGGCGCAGTGCGGTCGTGGCCGACTCCACCGCCTCGTCGTGCCGGCGGGCGCAGGCCCAGTACGCCCAGGCGCGGTAGTTGCAGTGGGTCGCCCCCAGCGCGGCGTCGCCCAGGGCGGCCCCGGCCGCGGCGGCTCGCTCGTAGACCTCCACCCAGTGGCCCCAGGACACCCAGTGGTCGGAGAACCAGTGCATGGCCTCCGCGACCTCGGCGACCCGAGCGTGCTCGCCGTGCGCCGCGGCCTCGCGGAACGCGGCCAGCCAGGTGTCGCCCTCGGCCCTGATCCAGCGCGCCGCCTGCGCACGGTCGTCCAGGGCGACCAGCCGGCCGGGATCCGCCGGCGGTACGCCGTAGTCCGGCTCGTGCCAGCGGCCGGCGAGGACGGCCGTGTCCAGCAGCCAGTGCCGCAACCGCGACCGCGCGGCGAGCGAGATCTCCTCGCCGTCCTCGGCACGGTGACGGGAAGCCGCGTACAGGCGCAGCAGATCGTGCAGCCGGTACCGATCCTGATGGGACGTCATGAGCAGTCCCGCCTCCAGCAGTTCCTCCAGCAGGTCCTCGGCGTCGGGCAGCGGCACGTCGGCGAGCACGGCGGCCGGGGCGGCGCCGAAGTCCCCGCCCGGCAGCAGCGACAGCAGCCGGAACATCCGGGCGGCCTCCGGCGCGAGACGGGAACAGGACAGCGCGAACGCGGAACCGACCCGCAGATCGCCCGCGCTGAGCGCGTCCAGCCTGCGGTCCTCGTCGGCGAGCCGGGCGGCGAGCCGCTCAAGGCTCCAGCCGGCGCGGGTGGCGGCCCAGTTCGCGGCCACCCGGAGCGCCAGCGGCAGATGCCCGCACAGCTCGGTCACGACGTCCGCGGCCCCCGGCTCGGCGTCCACCCGCCCGGCGCCCACGACCGCACGCAGCAGGGCGGCGGACTCCCGCCGGCTCAGTGGCCCGAGTTCCACCCGCCGTACTCCCTCCAGACCGGCGAGAGTACGGCGGCTCGTCACCACCACGAGCAGTCGCCCCGCACGCGGCAGCAGCGGCCTGACCTGGGCCTCGCCGGCGGCGTTGTCCAGGACGAGGACCGCGCGCAGCCCGGCGGCGATCTCGTGGAAGCGCGCGAGACGTTCCTCGGCGGTCAGCCGGGCCAGCTCGGCGTCCCCTACGCCCCACGACCCCAGCAGCCCCGCCACCGCCTGCTCCGCCGGCAGCGGCAGCTCGTCCAGGCCCCGCATGTCCACCAGGAACGCCCCGTCGGGACAGGGCGACCCCGGCTCCTCGGCCAGCCGGACCGCCAGCGAGGTCTTGCCACTGCCGGGCGGACCCGACACCACGGCCGTCGGCGGAGCGACCATCTGGCCCTCGGCGGCCTCCCGGGCGAGAGCGCGCAGCACGGTCAGTTCCGTGTGCCGGCCGACGAAGTCCCTCACGCCCCTCGGCAGGGTGTGGGGCGAGGCCTTGGCGAACCCGGCTGTCCGCGCACCGGGACGGGCCGCCCTGGCCGCCGCGAGGAGGTCCGCGTGCCCCGCCTCGTCCAGGTCCAGACCCTGGGCGAGCGCGGTGATGGTGCCCCGGTGCGGACGCCGGCTCCGGCCGCGCTCCATGTCCCCGATGGCCCGCCCCGAGATCCCCGAGGCCTCGGCCAGTTCCTCGATCGTCAGCCGGCGGCTCTGCCGTAGCGCGCGCAGCAGCCGGCCGAACGGCGCCGTGATCCCCACCCCAGTGCCCACCGCGCGATGATACGTCCGGCGGGCGGCGGCTCCGGGCCCCAGGCGCCGCACACGGAAGCACGCGGTCGAGGGCCCCTCACCGGGGAGACGTCCGGGCCGGTTCGCCCGCGCTGCCCCGCAGCGCCTGGTACACGGACCACACCACGGCCACCAGCGGCACGGCCACCACCGCACCGATCACCCCCGCCGCGACCGCCCCGCCGACCACCGCCAGGGCGACCACCACCGGGTGCAGACGGACGGCCCAGCTCATCACGATGGGGTGCAGGAGGTGGCCCTCGATCTGGCCGATTACCACGATGAGGGCGACGACCACCAGGGCGATGAGCGGCCCCTTCGACGCCAGGGCGACGACCGCCGCGATCGCCAGGGCGATGGGCGAGCCGATCAGGGGGATGAAAGCGGCCATGAACTCCAGCAGCGCCAACGGCACGGCGAGCGGCACCCCGAGGGCGAACAGCGCGATGCCCACGAGGACCGCGTTGGTCGTCGCCACCAGCAGGATGCCGTGGGTGTACCCGGTGAAGGTCCGCCACGCCGCCCCGGCCCCGACCGCGAACCGCTGCCGGGCCCGTTCGGGGAGCTGGCCGCACAGCCACTGCCACTGCTTGTCGCCGGAGTGCGTGAAGAAGACCGCGCAGAACAGGGCCAGCGCGAGCACGGTCAGCACCTCGACCAGCCTGCTCGCGCCGCTGAGCGCCGTACTGATGAGGGTGGAGCGGTGGTCGGACAGGAGCTTGCCGATCCGGGACTGGAGATCGTCGAACGCGTCCGCGGGAAGGCGGAAGGGCGGCTCCTCCAGCCGGCGCTCGATCCGGTCGATCCCCGCCACGAACTCCTTCTCCAGCCCGGTCCGCTGATCCGCCACGGTCTCGCCCACCAGGGCCAGCGCCCCGAGGACCAGGACGATGCCACCGACGAGGGCGGCGGCGACCGCGAGCGGCCGGGGCATGAACCGCGCCAGCAGACCGGCCACGGGACGGAGCACCGCCGTGATCACGAGGCCGAGGAAGACGGCCACGGCGATCCGGTGGAACTGCCCGAGCACGGAGAAGGCGACCCGGACGACGATGCCGACCGCGATGAGCCGCCACGCGTACGCGGCCGCCGTCCGCAGCACGCCCGGCACGCGCGACTCGGCGTCGTTGAGGTTCGGCAGCGCCGAGACGGGGGGATCGGGGGGCGTCGACACCTCATGCCCGTACCACCCACCGGCCGTCGCACAGCGGAGCCGGCCCGGATTTCCCCCGAAGGCCGGTACCGACGTGGCGGACGGCGCAGCTGAACGCTGTTCGCGATGGAGCTCTTCCACCGTGACCCGGAGGGCAGTTGCTTCCTGTCCGACGGCCACCTGTCGCTCGCCCTGATCAAGCACCGGCTCGACGGTGACACCCCGGTCGGCATGAACCACTTCGGCTTCCACATCACGGACACGGCGGCCACCTCCGAGACCCTCGCGCCGGCCGGTACCCCGAAACCGGCCGATCGCTTCACCGACCGTCCCTTCGCCGAGTACCGGGCCATGGACCCGGAGGGCACCTGGTTCGACCTCTCGGAACACGGCTTCGGCGGCCCGCGACCGCCGTCCGGCCCCGCCGGCCGCGGCTAGCGCACGGGGAAGCCGAAGGAGTACCCCTGCTCCTTCAGCCATGGCAGGACCTCTCGCAGGGCGGCGACGGTCTGCGAGCGGTCTCCGCCCGCGTCGTGGAAGAGCAGGGTCGGGCCGTTGGAGATCTCGTTCTTGACGGTGGCCACCATGGCCGCCGTGCCGGGTCGTTCGAAGTCCTTGGAGTCGATGTTCCAGCCGAGCGGGCGCATCCCGTGGGACGCGGCGAGCTGACGGCTGTAGGGCGTGAAGGCTCCGCCGGGCGCCCGGTAGTACAGCGGGCGGACACCCCCGGACG
Protein-coding regions in this window:
- a CDS encoding helix-turn-helix domain-containing protein, which encodes MGTGVGITAPFGRLLRALRQSRRLTIEELAEASGISGRAIGDMERGRSRRPHRGTITALAQGLDLDEAGHADLLAAARAARPGARTAGFAKASPHTLPRGVRDFVGRHTELTVLRALAREAAEGQMVAPPTAVVSGPPGSGKTSLAVRLAEEPGSPCPDGAFLVDMRGLDELPLPAEQAVAGLLGSWGVGDAELARLTAEERLARFHEIAAGLRAVLVLDNAAGEAQVRPLLPRAGRLLVVVTSRRTLAGLEGVRRVELGPLSRRESAALLRAVVGAGRVDAEPGAADVVTELCGHLPLALRVAANWAATRAGWSLERLAARLADEDRRLDALSAGDLRVGSAFALSCSRLAPEAARMFRLLSLLPGGDFGAAPAAVLADVPLPDAEDLLEELLEAGLLMTSHQDRYRLHDLLRLYAASRHRAEDGEEISLAARSRLRHWLLDTAVLAGRWHEPDYGVPPADPGRLVALDDRAQAARWIRAEGDTWLAAFREAAAHGEHARVAEVAEAMHWFSDHWVSWGHWVEVYERAAAAGAALGDAALGATHCNYRAWAYWACARRHDEAVESATTALRLAGTAGDVRQQAWAHAYLGWLRDAVDDMATAADHYHRAAELFTEADDVNGYLQVSCGMIRVLRGAGRAQQAVETCRGIMDTLADPRHQDRIPANVREFTALTALYAVSFVHLDEGRWGEAVDALRSIRGQFDDRGWHKQAGKVRLHLAHGLARLGERAEAAAEYRAVLALESRVPADMRDEARTGLSALTAGRPVPHIRFVQ
- a CDS encoding AI-2E family transporter yields the protein MSTPPDPPVSALPNLNDAESRVPGVLRTAAAYAWRLIAVGIVVRVAFSVLGQFHRIAVAVFLGLVITAVLRPVAGLLARFMPRPLAVAAALVGGIVLVLGALALVGETVADQRTGLEKEFVAGIDRIERRLEEPPFRLPADAFDDLQSRIGKLLSDHRSTLISTALSGASRLVEVLTVLALALFCAVFFTHSGDKQWQWLCGQLPERARQRFAVGAGAAWRTFTGYTHGILLVATTNAVLVGIALFALGVPLAVPLALLEFMAAFIPLIGSPIALAIAAVVALASKGPLIALVVVALIVVIGQIEGHLLHPIVMSWAVRLHPVVVALAVVGGAVAAGVIGAVVAVPLVAVVWSVYQALRGSAGEPARTSPR